The following are encoded together in the Tripterygium wilfordii isolate XIE 37 chromosome 18, ASM1340144v1, whole genome shotgun sequence genome:
- the LOC119984714 gene encoding WEB family protein At3g51220, translating to MDTQIKDVDVDDYASTVDTSRPFSSVKEAIAIFGERLLTGEMYSPKPPHTRPVAIKSSSSPRPVTIRSSSSSPSVKINNINEDWVLDTLQKIEAELKETKVELKLLKERESETEIALASLNAELHKNRSKMAEAEAAAAAKSAAARENNPTLAQILSVGHQQENYGRFGSQRERKVMVKKKPIIPLVGDLFSRKKGSSNASTSLHSSLFASSELYFS from the coding sequence ATGGACACCCAAATCAAAGACGTCGACGTCGACGACTACGCCTCCACCGTGGACACCTCCCGTCCTTTCAGCTCTGTCAAGGAAGCCATAGCCATCTTCGGCGAGCGCCTTCTTACCGGAGAAATGTATTCTCCAAAGCCGCCCCATACTCGCCCTGTTGCCATTAAGTCATCATCTTCACCGCGCCCCGTTACCATTaggtcatcatcatcttcaccgAGCGTCaagattaataatattaatgaaGATTGGGTTTTGGATACTTTGCAGAAAATTGAGGCGGAGCTGAAGGAGACAAAGGTGGAGCTGAAGTTGCTGAAGGAGAGAGAGTCCGAGACCGAGATCGCATTGGCTTCGTTGAATGCCGAGCTTCATAAGAACAGGTCGAAGATGGCGGAGGCTGAGGCGGCTGCAGCGGCTAAGAGTGCAGCGGCGAGGGAGAATAATCCAACTTTGGCTCAAATATTAAGCGTTGGTCATCAGCAAGAGAATTATGGTCGCTTTGGAAGTCAAAGAGAGAGGAAGGTTATGGTGAAGAAGAAGCCAATAATTCCTCTGGTGGGAGACTTGTTTTCCAGGAAAAAGGGTTCATCTAATGCTAGTACTTCTCTTCATAGCTCTCTCTTTGCTTCTTCTGAGTTGTATTTCAGTTGA